From Micromonospora echinospora, one genomic window encodes:
- a CDS encoding IclR family transcriptional regulator yields MTSIKVLDKAVAVLDHLADTGQATPAEISAAIDEPRGTVYRLIRNLVQYGYLEPTADGSAFHLGGRLFELGTIVAARFADLQSSARPAMERLSRETGQTVFLTVRRGLRAVCLERLDGQQIQVMILPRGGSVPLHGGSGARVLLAYADPHIQQEFLSQPSLDVFTPSTPAADALRDELVKIRGNGYCVSVDDVVPGIAAVGAPIFDQKHEFKAAISVAGPVPSVVDDMAERTRTLVIQAATDVSGALGCRSYAAAVREAAALPA; encoded by the coding sequence ATGACTTCCATCAAGGTGCTCGACAAGGCGGTGGCGGTCCTGGACCATCTCGCCGACACGGGGCAGGCCACGCCGGCGGAGATCTCTGCGGCGATCGACGAACCACGCGGCACGGTCTACCGCCTGATCCGCAACCTCGTGCAATACGGTTATCTCGAGCCGACCGCGGACGGAAGCGCGTTCCATCTCGGCGGACGCCTCTTCGAGCTCGGCACAATCGTCGCGGCTCGCTTCGCGGACCTTCAGTCCAGTGCCAGACCCGCGATGGAACGCCTGAGCCGCGAGACCGGACAGACGGTTTTTCTCACCGTGCGACGGGGACTGCGAGCCGTGTGCCTTGAGCGACTCGACGGACAACAGATCCAGGTGATGATCCTGCCTCGAGGGGGGTCCGTTCCGCTCCACGGCGGCTCAGGCGCGCGCGTCCTCCTCGCCTACGCGGATCCGCACATCCAGCAGGAATTCCTCAGCCAGCCATCGCTCGACGTGTTCACGCCGTCGACCCCCGCCGCCGACGCTCTACGAGACGAACTCGTGAAGATCCGGGGCAACGGGTACTGCGTCTCGGTCGATGACGTCGTGCCGGGGATCGCCGCCGTCGGAGCGCCCATCTTCGATCAGAAACATGAGTTCAAAGCCGCGATCTCGGTCGCTGGTCCCGTCCCGTCGGTCGTCGACGACATGGCCGAGCGCACGCGGACACTCGTGATCCAGGCGGCTACCGACGTGTCCGGGGCCCTCGGTTGTCGTTCGTACGCGGCGGCAGTTCGGGAGGCTGCTGCATTGCCCGCCTGA
- a CDS encoding ABC transporter substrate-binding protein: MPITRRKRALAAAFLSSLLTVSLAGCIAPPNGSRGADGAKGLKQISVGVPTIMGPNNSPIAVAQGLGYFADEGLDVTFVTTGGSAESVQSTLTGQIDIGSSTSEPIYQLAERGKSGEELVMVYNYLRAPTGSIAVPADSPIRDLGDFAGTTIGADSLGSGNVLLAEGILQLGGVDVGDVDFVATGTGAPALQALSSGKVDALSLWDTEYAAMEKSGMKLRFFSHDKIDPLFSTTFFVTPDFLKSESKTVASFGRAMAKATVFASENPAAALQVMYSEYPETRVAGKSLKDQLDTDLTAFRARLERLTAGDPAANSNWGQYPDGAVQAWLDFALTAGIVKKKLDPTPLYANDLVSEYNDFDAQTVVKEAQTWKP; this comes from the coding sequence ATGCCAATCACGCGCCGGAAACGAGCCTTAGCCGCTGCTTTCCTCAGTTCACTGTTGACCGTGTCGCTTGCCGGCTGCATCGCTCCCCCCAATGGCTCCCGCGGGGCCGACGGGGCCAAGGGACTCAAACAGATCTCGGTCGGTGTGCCCACGATCATGGGGCCGAACAACAGCCCGATCGCTGTCGCGCAGGGCCTGGGCTACTTCGCCGACGAGGGCCTCGACGTCACGTTCGTCACGACCGGCGGTAGTGCGGAGAGCGTACAGAGCACCCTGACCGGACAAATCGACATCGGCAGTTCCACGTCGGAACCAATCTACCAGTTGGCCGAGCGCGGTAAGTCTGGCGAGGAGCTGGTGATGGTCTACAACTATCTCCGGGCTCCCACCGGGAGCATCGCCGTTCCCGCCGACTCACCGATCCGGGACCTCGGTGACTTCGCCGGCACCACGATCGGCGCCGACAGCCTGGGCAGTGGCAACGTGCTACTCGCCGAGGGAATCCTCCAGCTCGGCGGGGTCGACGTCGGCGACGTCGACTTCGTGGCCACGGGAACCGGGGCGCCGGCACTGCAGGCCCTGAGCTCGGGGAAGGTCGACGCCCTCTCGCTGTGGGACACCGAGTACGCGGCGATGGAGAAATCCGGCATGAAACTGCGGTTCTTCAGCCACGACAAGATCGACCCGCTGTTCTCCACGACCTTCTTCGTCACGCCGGACTTCCTCAAGAGCGAGTCCAAGACCGTGGCGAGCTTCGGCAGGGCCATGGCCAAGGCTACGGTCTTCGCATCGGAGAATCCGGCCGCCGCCCTTCAGGTGATGTATTCGGAATATCCCGAGACACGGGTAGCAGGCAAGTCACTCAAGGATCAACTCGACACCGATCTGACGGCATTCCGCGCACGACTCGAGCGGCTGACCGCCGGTGATCCGGCGGCCAATTCGAACTGGGGGCAATACCCCGACGGGGCGGTTCAGGCCTGGCTGGACTTCGCGCTAACGGCCGGCATCGTGAAGAAGAAACTCGATCCCACGCCGCTCTACGCGAACGATCTCGTGTCGGAGTACAACGACTTCGACGCGCAGACCGTGGTGAAAGAGGCGCAGACGTGGAAGCCGTGA
- a CDS encoding ABC transporter ATP-binding protein: protein MAETLLSIENLSIRIDTSRGPIHPVRNLDLTIARGEMVGLVGESGSGKSVTAMSITGLLPARQAQITGGHIRFDGRDLAALSDRQMRGIRGKDIATIFQEPMTALNPVFTVRDQLTEPLRQHMRLGRRQAADRAGHLLDMVGIRNTARVLAGYPHELSGGMRQRVMIAMAMACEPKLLIADEPTTALDVTTQLQILDLIMDLQEQHGTAVLLITHDLGVVAQTCQRVAVMYGGELQETATTEQLFATPQADYTKRLLSFIPSANAQVVEAVEALADDGTARDGAEPVRVEPRAEAPDDDAPVLLEVTDLTKVFSGRRRRLGRPADTVRAVDGVSFRVRRGRTLAIVGESGSGKSTTGRALLRLHEPTSGTVIFNGADLLAASDDELRRLRSEMQIVFQDTYASLDPRWTIHRALAEPLRLHTDLDDGAIRARIVEVLETVGLQEDAVDRFPHEFSGGQRQRIGIARALILNPSLVVCDEPVSALDVSVQAQVLDLMKRLQKDLGLTYVFISHDLSVVEMMADEIVVMSQGRVVEQGTVEEIFTKPQHPYTKALLAAIPVADPTARVDRAVRRRIVERGVAAADLPEKEAA from the coding sequence ATGGCTGAGACCCTGCTGTCGATCGAGAACCTCTCGATCCGCATCGACACGTCCCGTGGCCCGATCCATCCGGTCCGGAACCTCGACCTGACCATCGCGCGCGGTGAGATGGTCGGGCTGGTCGGCGAGTCGGGGTCGGGCAAGAGCGTCACCGCCATGTCGATCACCGGACTGCTGCCGGCGCGGCAGGCGCAGATCACCGGCGGGCACATCCGTTTCGACGGGCGCGACCTCGCCGCGCTGTCGGACCGGCAGATGCGCGGCATCCGGGGCAAGGACATCGCGACGATCTTCCAGGAGCCGATGACCGCGCTCAACCCCGTCTTCACGGTCCGCGACCAGCTCACCGAGCCGTTGCGCCAGCACATGCGGCTCGGTCGACGGCAGGCGGCGGACCGGGCGGGGCACCTGCTCGACATGGTGGGGATCCGCAACACCGCGCGTGTCCTCGCCGGGTACCCGCACGAGTTGTCCGGCGGGATGCGCCAGCGGGTCATGATCGCCATGGCCATGGCGTGCGAGCCGAAGCTGCTCATCGCCGACGAGCCGACGACCGCGCTCGACGTGACGACCCAGTTGCAGATCCTCGACCTCATCATGGACCTGCAGGAGCAGCACGGGACGGCGGTCCTGCTCATCACGCACGACCTCGGGGTCGTCGCCCAGACCTGCCAGCGGGTCGCCGTCATGTACGGCGGTGAGCTGCAGGAGACGGCGACGACCGAGCAGCTCTTCGCCACGCCCCAGGCCGACTACACGAAACGGCTGCTCAGCTTCATCCCCTCGGCCAACGCGCAGGTCGTCGAGGCGGTCGAGGCGCTCGCCGACGACGGGACGGCGCGCGACGGCGCGGAGCCGGTTCGCGTCGAGCCTCGTGCCGAGGCACCCGACGACGACGCGCCGGTGCTGCTCGAGGTCACCGACCTGACGAAGGTCTTCAGCGGGCGACGTCGTCGGCTGGGTCGTCCGGCCGACACCGTCCGGGCGGTCGACGGCGTCTCCTTCCGGGTACGCCGTGGCCGCACGCTCGCCATCGTGGGCGAGTCCGGGTCGGGCAAGTCGACGACGGGTCGGGCCCTGCTGCGCCTGCACGAGCCGACGTCGGGGACGGTGATCTTCAACGGGGCCGACCTCCTCGCGGCGAGCGACGACGAGCTGCGCCGGCTCCGTTCCGAGATGCAGATCGTCTTCCAGGACACGTACGCCTCGCTCGACCCCCGGTGGACGATCCACCGGGCCCTCGCCGAGCCGCTGCGGCTGCACACCGACCTCGACGACGGGGCGATCCGCGCCCGCATCGTCGAGGTCCTCGAAACGGTCGGCCTGCAAGAGGACGCCGTCGACCGTTTCCCGCACGAGTTCTCGGGTGGTCAGCGCCAGCGGATCGGCATCGCGCGGGCCCTCATCCTCAATCCGAGCCTGGTCGTCTGCGACGAGCCCGTGTCGGCCCTCGACGTGTCGGTGCAGGCCCAGGTGCTCGACCTCATGAAGCGGTTGCAGAAGGACCTCGGGCTCACCTACGTCTTCATCTCGCACGATCTCTCCGTCGTCGAGATGATGGCCGACGAGATCGTCGTCATGAGCCAGGGCCGCGTCGTCGAGCAGGGCACCGTCGAAGAGATCTTCACCAAGCCCCAGCACCCGTACACCAAGGCGTTGCTCGCCGCGATCCCGGTCGCCGACCCCACCGCACGGGTCGACCGGGCCGTACGGCGCCGCATCGTCGAGCGGGGCGTCGCCGCTGCCGACCTGCCCGAGAAGGAGGCGGCGTGA
- a CDS encoding amidohydrolase family protein, translating into MTILDDLQAIPVVDHHCHIGMDTYQDSQGRLRDADSHEKAYARGYVEGRIGPDAYTRWLDAERRRDAAELADLEETYGISGMLQRALRYRETTVFAASLADGHRFLDAQVGFDYRSPRARSDVRALFDQTLDLVNCPVVLTDVRALPEELADSPRYRWVMRIDGYLYPFPLGRTGRRGEEVESFTARFRADLQARLDELGLDHAPTSFAAYLEFLTSSIKHVVANGAVGFKIASAYTRSLAFVPRGYREAESAWNRAVAGSFEDRALYEDYIAFHVLRQIATWRLPVQIHVGSGHGEPGMAYAGARPRLLQSVFDQRELFGIPFVLIHGGYPYCGETAIMAHTYGNVYLDFSWMPYLHRTHLVSRLNEWLEFLPANKVIFGTDTGLPEMHVAAVRNGRWAVARALERGRSNNLWAGEQAIWLAERVLKDNALEIYSELGVAA; encoded by the coding sequence ATGACCATCCTCGATGACCTTCAGGCAATCCCCGTCGTCGATCACCACTGCCATATCGGCATGGACACCTATCAGGATTCCCAGGGCCGCCTTCGTGACGCCGACAGTCACGAGAAGGCGTACGCCCGCGGTTACGTCGAGGGCCGGATCGGTCCCGATGCGTACACACGCTGGCTCGACGCCGAGCGCCGCCGGGACGCGGCCGAGTTGGCGGACCTCGAAGAGACGTACGGGATCAGCGGCATGCTCCAGCGCGCCCTGCGGTACCGGGAGACCACGGTCTTCGCGGCGAGCCTCGCCGATGGACACCGGTTCCTGGACGCCCAGGTCGGCTTCGACTACCGCTCGCCCCGCGCACGGAGCGACGTCCGCGCGCTCTTCGACCAGACGCTCGACCTGGTCAACTGTCCCGTCGTTCTGACCGACGTACGAGCTCTGCCCGAGGAACTCGCCGACTCACCGCGCTACCGGTGGGTGATGCGGATCGACGGGTACCTCTACCCCTTTCCCCTCGGACGAACCGGACGACGCGGCGAGGAGGTCGAGTCCTTCACCGCACGGTTCCGGGCCGATCTGCAGGCGCGACTGGACGAGCTCGGGCTGGACCACGCTCCCACGTCTTTCGCTGCCTACCTGGAGTTCCTGACCTCGTCGATCAAGCACGTCGTCGCCAACGGCGCCGTCGGCTTCAAGATCGCCTCTGCGTACACGCGGAGCCTCGCGTTCGTGCCGCGCGGATACCGGGAGGCTGAGTCCGCCTGGAACCGCGCCGTCGCCGGTTCCTTCGAGGACCGGGCACTCTACGAGGACTACATCGCCTTCCACGTGTTGCGCCAGATCGCGACGTGGCGGCTCCCCGTACAGATCCATGTCGGGTCGGGACACGGCGAACCCGGCATGGCCTACGCGGGGGCCCGCCCCCGGCTGCTCCAGTCCGTGTTCGATCAACGCGAGCTCTTCGGTATCCCGTTCGTGCTGATCCACGGCGGCTATCCCTACTGCGGCGAGACCGCGATCATGGCGCACACCTACGGCAACGTCTACCTGGACTTCTCCTGGATGCCGTACCTGCACCGCACGCACCTCGTGAGCCGACTCAACGAGTGGCTCGAGTTCCTGCCCGCGAACAAGGTCATCTTCGGTACCGACACCGGGCTGCCCGAGATGCACGTGGCCGCTGTCCGCAACGGACGGTGGGCCGTCGCCAGGGCGCTCGAGCGCGGCCGATCGAACAACCTGTGGGCGGGCGAGCAGGCCATCTGGCTAGCCGAACGTGTGCTCAAGGACAACGCACTCGAGATCTATTCCGAACTGGGGGTAGCAGCATGA
- a CDS encoding CoA-acylating methylmalonate-semialdehyde dehydrogenase: protein MSDLNKPTLGHWINGRRVVGETARRAAVFDPALGKATKEVVLADATEAAAAVEAARLAYEGWSQLSAARRQTVVFRFRELLNSRKEELARIITGEHGKAVSDAAAEVQRGLEVVDLATAFPHLTSGRYAQNVSTGVDVHSVRQPLGVVAVISPFNFPAMVPLWFAPIAIAVGNTVVLKPSERVPSAAIWLAELWKAAGLPDGVFNVLQGDRVAVETLLNHPDVQAVSFVGSTPVARSIYESAARVGKRVQAFGGAKNHMLVLADADLDAAADQAVSGGFGSAGERCMAISVVLAEESIADELNARIQERAATLRVGDGRTDPDLGPLITRQHRDRVASYIDIAERDGATVLVDGRHCRVDGHENGFWLGPTLLDRVPTASKAYEDEIFGPVLAVVRVKDLDEGLRLINSSQFGNGTAIFTNDGRAARRFEREVQVGMVGVNVPVPVPVAYFAFGGWKDSLLGDAPAYGPEGFAFFTRHKAVTSRWVTSTTGSLTMAFPGND, encoded by the coding sequence GTGAGTGACCTGAACAAGCCGACGCTCGGACATTGGATCAACGGACGTCGGGTGGTCGGCGAAACCGCGCGCCGGGCGGCGGTCTTCGACCCGGCGCTCGGGAAGGCCACGAAAGAGGTGGTTCTGGCCGACGCGACCGAAGCCGCTGCCGCGGTCGAGGCCGCCAGGCTCGCCTACGAGGGATGGTCTCAGCTCTCGGCCGCCCGACGGCAGACGGTGGTCTTCCGGTTCCGCGAGCTGCTGAACAGCCGTAAGGAGGAACTTGCGCGAATCATCACCGGTGAGCACGGCAAGGCCGTGTCCGACGCGGCGGCCGAGGTGCAGCGCGGACTTGAGGTCGTCGACCTCGCGACAGCGTTCCCACACCTGACCAGCGGACGTTACGCGCAGAACGTCTCCACCGGCGTCGACGTGCACTCCGTGCGGCAGCCACTCGGGGTGGTCGCTGTGATCAGCCCGTTCAACTTCCCGGCGATGGTGCCCCTGTGGTTCGCTCCCATCGCGATCGCCGTGGGCAACACGGTGGTGCTCAAGCCGAGTGAGCGGGTGCCGTCGGCTGCGATCTGGCTGGCCGAGCTCTGGAAGGCCGCCGGGCTCCCCGACGGGGTGTTCAACGTTCTCCAGGGCGACCGCGTCGCTGTCGAAACCCTGCTGAACCACCCAGACGTGCAGGCGGTTTCCTTCGTCGGGTCGACGCCGGTAGCGCGTTCGATCTACGAGTCCGCGGCCCGGGTCGGCAAGCGCGTCCAGGCCTTCGGTGGCGCGAAGAACCACATGCTCGTGCTCGCCGACGCCGACCTCGACGCCGCCGCCGACCAGGCGGTGTCCGGTGGCTTCGGGTCGGCGGGAGAACGGTGCATGGCCATCTCGGTCGTCCTTGCCGAGGAGTCGATCGCCGACGAGCTGAACGCGCGGATCCAGGAGCGGGCCGCGACGCTGCGCGTCGGCGACGGCCGCACCGATCCTGACCTGGGCCCGCTGATCACCCGCCAACACCGGGACCGGGTGGCCAGCTACATCGACATCGCCGAACGCGACGGCGCCACAGTGCTGGTGGACGGTCGCCACTGCCGGGTGGACGGCCACGAGAACGGCTTCTGGCTCGGCCCCACGCTCCTGGACCGGGTTCCGACGGCCTCGAAGGCGTACGAGGACGAGATCTTCGGCCCCGTGCTCGCGGTGGTCCGCGTGAAGGACCTCGACGAAGGGCTACGGCTCATCAACTCCAGCCAGTTCGGAAACGGAACGGCCATCTTCACCAACGACGGCCGCGCCGCCCGACGCTTCGAACGCGAGGTGCAGGTGGGAATGGTCGGAGTGAACGTCCCCGTTCCCGTGCCCGTCGCCTACTTCGCCTTCGGCGGTTGGAAGGACTCGCTGCTCGGCGACGCGCCCGCCTACGGTCCGGAAGGGTTCGCGTTCTTCACCCGGCACAAGGCGGTCACCTCACGGTGGGTCACCTCGACGACCGGCTCGCTGACCATGGCGTTCCCGGGGAACGACTGA
- a CDS encoding ABC transporter ATP-binding protein: protein MSTTAQRLPANGENVPTRPLISIRDLGKRYETRKGATVALDGIDLDIAEGEFVSVVGPSGCGKTTLLKILAGLEERTTGDALLGGTPITGPRNDIGIAFQGSVMLPWRRIIENVLLPVELNEKPTPAHRERAHALLALVGLGEFGDSYPNELSGGMQQRAAICRALVHDPSLLLLDEPFGALDALTRDQLNVQLNSVWEQSGKTALLITHSISEAVYLSQRVVVMSPRPGRIVDVIEVPFGRKRGTEILTDPTFGEVADKIRQHFNGERKNG from the coding sequence ATGAGCACGACGGCACAGCGCCTGCCGGCGAACGGAGAAAACGTGCCCACCCGGCCGCTCATCTCGATTCGAGATCTGGGCAAACGGTACGAGACGAGAAAGGGCGCCACGGTGGCGCTCGACGGGATCGACCTGGACATCGCCGAGGGCGAGTTCGTGTCGGTCGTCGGACCGAGCGGATGCGGCAAGACCACGCTGCTGAAGATTCTGGCCGGCCTGGAAGAGCGCACCACTGGCGACGCTCTACTGGGCGGAACGCCCATCACGGGCCCGCGCAACGACATCGGCATCGCGTTCCAGGGATCGGTGATGCTCCCCTGGCGCAGGATCATCGAGAACGTGCTGCTTCCCGTCGAGCTCAACGAGAAGCCGACGCCGGCGCACCGGGAGCGGGCCCACGCGTTGCTCGCGCTCGTGGGGCTCGGCGAGTTCGGGGACTCCTATCCCAACGAACTATCCGGGGGAATGCAGCAGCGCGCCGCGATCTGCCGTGCCCTGGTGCACGACCCGTCCCTGCTGTTGCTGGACGAGCCGTTCGGGGCTCTGGACGCCCTCACCAGGGATCAGCTGAACGTCCAGCTCAATTCGGTGTGGGAGCAGAGCGGAAAGACAGCCCTGCTGATCACCCACAGCATCTCGGAGGCGGTGTACCTGTCCCAGCGGGTGGTGGTCATGAGCCCGCGCCCCGGACGCATCGTGGACGTCATCGAGGTGCCGTTCGGCCGCAAGCGCGGCACGGAGATCCTCACCGATCCGACGTTCGGCGAGGTCGCAGACAAGATCAGGCAGCACTTCAACGGGGAGCGAAAGAATGGCTAG
- a CDS encoding ABC transporter permease → MASTTTARVVTPSRAHGSAKKRGLASRRHLPPLAFLVVLLAAWEYVPRALDIPSFVFPPLSEVLQALTDPGATRSFLYHTQVTLIEAFSGLAIGTVLGLVLGVVLVEVDILHRMIYPYIVAIQSIPKVAIAPLFVIWFGFGITSKVVVVALLAFFPVLLGTMSGIRSVSAEHIALFKVHRATRGQIRRKLLLPSALPSIFTGFEMAVVFSTLGAIVGEFVGAQAGLGVLILQAQYRMNTGAVFACLLILCAVGITLNVIVRLVRRRILYWVPGEKSLKV, encoded by the coding sequence ATGGCTAGCACCACTACGGCCCGCGTGGTGACACCCTCCCGCGCCCACGGATCCGCCAAGAAGCGTGGGCTCGCGTCCCGGCGGCACCTTCCACCGCTCGCCTTTCTGGTGGTGCTCCTCGCGGCCTGGGAGTACGTGCCCCGGGCACTCGACATCCCATCGTTCGTCTTTCCGCCGCTCAGTGAGGTTCTCCAGGCGTTGACCGATCCCGGCGCGACGAGGAGCTTCCTCTACCACACCCAGGTCACGCTCATCGAGGCGTTCAGCGGGCTGGCGATCGGAACCGTGCTCGGCCTGGTGCTCGGGGTCGTACTGGTCGAGGTCGACATCCTGCACCGCATGATCTACCCGTACATCGTCGCCATCCAGTCGATCCCCAAGGTCGCCATCGCGCCCCTGTTCGTCATCTGGTTCGGGTTCGGGATCACCTCGAAGGTCGTCGTGGTCGCGCTGCTCGCGTTCTTCCCGGTGCTCCTCGGCACGATGTCGGGGATCAGAAGTGTCAGCGCCGAGCACATCGCGCTGTTCAAGGTGCACCGGGCCACCCGGGGACAGATCCGGCGCAAGCTGTTGCTTCCCAGCGCCCTGCCCAGCATCTTCACGGGCTTCGAGATGGCCGTGGTCTTCTCCACCCTCGGCGCGATCGTCGGGGAGTTCGTCGGTGCACAGGCCGGCCTCGGAGTGCTCATCCTCCAGGCGCAGTACCGAATGAACACCGGTGCCGTCTTCGCCTGCCTGCTGATCCTGTGCGCGGTCGGCATCACGCTGAACGTGATCGTCCGACTTGTGCGTCGCCGCATCCTCTACTGGGTTCCCGGCGAGAAGTCCCTGAAGGTCTGA
- a CDS encoding AroM family protein, with the protein MSAAAGGEVRRGRPRLGLVTIGQAPRVDLIPDVEVALSRVDWIEHGALDLLDTDGIARLEPRGGERTLVSRLRDGSRARLGATSIAPALDDAIRRCVADRCAAVLVLCTGRVEHGPASVPVLHAEDLAHDLVARLVGEGRLGVLCPVPEQLADIRERWEERLGRPVAAAAVDPYTAGPDEVAAAGREVAAEGADLVFLDCIGYTGQQRDILAAEGVRAETARHLAVTGAVDRVLSP; encoded by the coding sequence ATGTCCGCAGCGGCCGGGGGAGAGGTACGTCGCGGGCGGCCGAGGCTCGGTCTCGTCACGATCGGCCAGGCACCCCGCGTCGACCTCATCCCCGACGTCGAGGTTGCCCTCTCCCGCGTCGACTGGATCGAGCACGGCGCGCTGGACCTCCTCGACACGGACGGCATCGCCCGGCTCGAACCGCGCGGCGGAGAACGTACCCTGGTCTCCCGCCTGCGGGACGGCTCGCGCGCCCGGCTCGGTGCGACGAGCATCGCCCCGGCACTCGACGACGCCATCCGGCGGTGTGTGGCTGACCGCTGCGCGGCCGTCCTCGTGCTGTGCACCGGCCGCGTCGAGCACGGCCCGGCGTCGGTGCCGGTGCTCCACGCGGAGGACCTCGCCCACGACCTCGTGGCGCGGCTTGTCGGCGAGGGGCGCCTGGGTGTGCTCTGCCCCGTGCCGGAGCAGTTGGCCGACATCCGGGAACGGTGGGAGGAACGCCTGGGCCGCCCGGTCGCCGCGGCGGCCGTGGACCCGTACACGGCCGGCCCCGACGAGGTGGCGGCCGCCGGACGCGAGGTCGCCGCCGAGGGGGCCGACCTGGTCTTCCTCGACTGCATCGGCTACACCGGCCAGCAGCGGGACATCCTCGCCGCCGAGGGCGTCCGCGCCGAGACCGCCCGCCACCTTGCCGTGACCGGTGCGGTGGACCGCGTCCTCTCTCCCTGA
- a CDS encoding amidase translates to MTELVETSLDRCALIERHVHAFAHIDTARARARAAELDAMLDAGYQPRSPLFGIPLAVKDVIDVAGMPTRAGSRLFSGAPEADHDATVVATLRAAGAVLIGKTHTHEMAMGTVTPTTRNPHDLTRIAGGSSGGSAAAVAAGEVLGALGTDTGGSIRIPAALCGVAGLKPRTHSVDMAGQIPLSPIADSCGPLAANVRDLSVLWSAMSGRPATAVDVHRLGVLSPADLGDVESAVGIAYEQLGESLARHSRVSSVTVQVPAFDEWYPVRLVPLFADAYQAHRAAGWYPAGRGLYSRGLRAVLDAAAKHTAADLLAAWKTLTRLTERLLAAFSVCDALVLPTVPTTAPLRTAVADDSRPRSELTGASRQLTRFCAPVNWSPLAAVTVPFGTDDRGLPVGMQCVALDEERALSAARLVEGLAGTS, encoded by the coding sequence GTGACCGAACTCGTGGAGACCTCGCTCGACCGTTGCGCGCTGATCGAGCGGCACGTCCACGCGTTCGCCCACATCGACACCGCGCGGGCCAGGGCGCGAGCGGCCGAACTCGACGCCATGCTGGACGCCGGGTACCAGCCCCGCTCACCGCTGTTCGGTATCCCCCTCGCCGTCAAGGACGTCATCGACGTGGCGGGAATGCCGACCCGGGCAGGGTCGCGTCTGTTCAGCGGCGCACCGGAAGCGGATCACGACGCGACGGTGGTAGCTACCCTGCGTGCCGCCGGAGCGGTCCTGATCGGCAAGACGCACACCCACGAGATGGCCATGGGAACCGTCACGCCGACGACGCGTAATCCCCACGACCTCACCCGCATCGCGGGCGGTTCCAGCGGAGGATCCGCGGCCGCGGTCGCCGCCGGGGAGGTCCTGGGAGCACTCGGCACCGACACCGGGGGGTCGATCCGGATCCCCGCGGCGCTCTGCGGCGTCGCCGGACTGAAGCCGCGTACCCACTCGGTCGACATGGCCGGCCAGATCCCGCTGTCGCCGATAGCCGACTCGTGCGGCCCCCTGGCGGCGAACGTGCGGGACCTGTCAGTCCTCTGGTCCGCTATGTCGGGGCGACCGGCGACCGCCGTCGACGTGCACCGCCTCGGCGTCCTGTCCCCGGCGGACCTCGGCGACGTGGAGTCCGCGGTCGGCATCGCCTACGAACAACTCGGCGAGAGCCTGGCGCGACACAGCCGGGTGTCGTCGGTGACGGTCCAGGTCCCGGCGTTCGACGAGTGGTATCCCGTCCGGCTGGTCCCGCTCTTCGCCGATGCCTATCAGGCTCACCGCGCAGCCGGCTGGTACCCGGCTGGACGGGGACTCTACAGCCGTGGCCTCCGGGCCGTTCTCGACGCGGCGGCGAAGCACACAGCGGCTGACCTGCTGGCTGCGTGGAAGACCCTCACGCGCCTGACCGAGCGTCTGCTGGCGGCCTTCTCGGTCTGCGACGCGCTCGTGCTGCCGACCGTCCCGACCACCGCGCCGTTGCGTACTGCCGTCGCCGACGACTCGCGTCCCCGCTCCGAACTCACCGGTGCCAGCCGCCAACTGACCCGCTTCTGTGCACCCGTCAACTGGTCCCCGCTGGCCGCGGTCACGGTTCCCTTCGGGACCGACGACCGAGGACTCCCGGTCGGTATGCAGTGCGTGGCCCTGGACGAGGAACGAGCGCTGTCCGCCGCCCGGTTGGTCGAGGGTCTGGCCGGCACGTCATGA